The Cellulophaga sp. L1A9 genome window below encodes:
- a CDS encoding carboxypeptidase-like regulatory domain-containing protein, producing MIKTTTLGFFFILIFSVNYNFAQTISAKVIDSITQEPVPFATIQFADDMGVITNGEGGFNILLDAKNKETDSLFVSSMGYKTFKTTLGEFKDSILVLSPQNIELKNVIVSNKNYSADEIVDFIKDNVDKNYTKSFTKKRLFFREHYHQYLNRTNYSNFESTIDAFNKNFVDEIISSVPRSDDYYVEVLCDLYGNYNNEKQKIDVIKASKMYDKNSEINLDQLEERMEKILKENVKPDSYLKIKSGLFGTKIDNDELFKTQIDSSDVAALNKKLEEDKKRKEEQKLHFAAGRANKISTLYEDLFFMDDSKLNFLSKSRKYDFSIRELTYLGQDIVYILDFVPNGNADYKGTLYVNADDFAIVRVDYENVKSLKSFKLLGVFMNDYLDKGKMIFYKGTDNKYNLRYIEKEHGGMGGAKRPLKIIEYNKVVKGKNRQNELSLDFDFAATNINSYEIVIYNTEEISSSTFEGKNFDNKITPTYLTRYDPEFWKGYNIIEPNQAIKTYTAKEESSK from the coding sequence ATGATCAAAACTACTACACTTGGATTCTTTTTTATTTTAATATTTTCTGTGAACTATAACTTTGCACAAACTATTAGCGCAAAAGTTATAGATTCTATTACCCAAGAACCTGTACCATTTGCAACCATACAATTTGCAGATGACATGGGCGTAATTACCAATGGAGAAGGTGGTTTTAATATTCTCCTAGATGCCAAAAACAAAGAGACAGATTCCTTATTTGTTTCTAGTATGGGTTACAAAACGTTTAAAACTACCTTAGGAGAATTTAAAGACTCTATACTAGTGCTAAGTCCACAAAATATTGAATTAAAAAACGTAATTGTTTCTAACAAAAACTATTCTGCAGATGAGATTGTAGATTTTATAAAAGATAACGTAGATAAGAACTATACCAAATCATTTACCAAAAAAAGACTCTTTTTTAGAGAGCACTACCACCAATATTTAAACAGAACTAATTATTCAAATTTTGAATCTACCATTGATGCTTTCAATAAGAATTTTGTTGATGAAATCATAAGCTCTGTGCCCCGAAGTGATGATTATTACGTAGAAGTACTCTGTGATCTGTATGGAAATTACAACAACGAAAAACAAAAAATTGATGTCATCAAGGCCTCTAAAATGTATGACAAAAACAGTGAAATAAACCTTGATCAATTAGAAGAGCGCATGGAGAAAATTCTAAAAGAGAATGTAAAACCAGACTCTTATTTAAAAATTAAATCGGGCTTATTTGGAACTAAAATTGATAATGACGAACTTTTTAAAACACAAATAGATTCTAGTGACGTAGCCGCATTAAATAAGAAATTAGAGGAAGATAAAAAACGCAAAGAAGAACAGAAGTTACATTTTGCGGCAGGTAGAGCGAATAAAATATCGACCCTTTATGAAGATCTGTTTTTTATGGATGATTCCAAGCTTAATTTCTTGTCAAAATCTCGAAAGTATGATTTCTCCATTCGTGAACTCACATATCTAGGTCAAGATATTGTATATATCTTAGATTTTGTTCCTAACGGCAATGCCGATTATAAAGGAACTCTTTATGTAAATGCAGATGATTTTGCCATAGTACGAGTAGATTATGAAAACGTAAAATCTTTAAAATCATTTAAACTACTAGGGGTATTTATGAATGACTATTTAGATAAAGGCAAAATGATTTTTTATAAAGGAACCGATAACAAATACAACCTTAGATATATTGAAAAAGAACACGGCGGAATGGGTGGCGCAAAACGTCCTTTAAAAATAATTGAATACAATAAAGTAGTTAAAGGAAAGAATAGACAAAACGAATTATCATTAGATTTTGATTTTGCTGCGACAAACATTAATAGCTATGAAATTGTAATTTACAATACCGAAGAAATTAGCAGCAGTACTTTTGAAGGTAAAAATTTTGACAATAAAATTACGCCCACGTACTTAACCCGTTATGATCCTGAGTTTTGGAAGGGATACAACATCATAGAACCCAATCAAGCAATAAAAACATATACAGCAAAAGAAGAATCATCAAAATAA
- a CDS encoding sugar phosphate isomerase/epimerase has product MKKIAIYTVLLSLTVFFNSCKEEKKVETPEGTPEVVAESNFGGLALYTVRDDMGVDAKATLKAVSDAGYKNIEAAGYSEGKFYNMSPVAFKALLDSLELVPISTHHSDVTLENAEAMMADVKAAGFEYFVVPIPPMGLFHYDDATSTMSMTGGAENLTKIVNTLGEKAHAAGLKLLYHNHDFEFKKDSDGIVPIEYMLEHTDPKFVNFQMDLFWVTKAGADPLAYFEKYPGRFKIWHVKDMDEQGRFAPVGTGTIDFAKILAKKDLSGMEYYMVEQDMTFDGMKPLEVIKTSHEGIKNFGFK; this is encoded by the coding sequence ATGAAAAAAATAGCAATCTATACGGTTTTATTATCGTTGACCGTATTTTTTAACTCTTGTAAGGAAGAAAAAAAAGTAGAAACTCCAGAAGGTACTCCGGAAGTTGTAGCCGAAAGCAATTTTGGAGGCTTAGCACTTTATACGGTTAGAGATGACATGGGAGTAGATGCTAAAGCTACCTTGAAAGCAGTTTCAGATGCAGGGTATAAAAATATTGAAGCAGCCGGATACAGCGAAGGTAAGTTTTACAACATGTCTCCAGTAGCTTTTAAAGCATTATTAGATAGCTTAGAACTTGTTCCCATAAGCACACACCATAGTGATGTGACATTAGAAAATGCAGAAGCAATGATGGCTGATGTAAAAGCCGCAGGTTTTGAATATTTTGTAGTGCCAATTCCTCCAATGGGATTATTTCATTATGATGATGCCACAAGTACTATGAGTATGACGGGTGGAGCAGAAAACTTAACGAAAATTGTAAATACCTTAGGTGAAAAAGCGCATGCTGCGGGGCTTAAGTTATTATACCATAATCATGATTTTGAATTTAAGAAAGATTCGGATGGGATTGTGCCTATTGAATATATGTTGGAACATACAGATCCTAAATTTGTAAATTTTCAAATGGACCTTTTCTGGGTTACAAAAGCCGGGGCAGATCCATTAGCTTATTTTGAAAAATATCCAGGACGTTTCAAAATCTGGCATGTAAAAGATATGGATGAGCAAGGCAGGTTTGCACCTGTTGGAACAGGAACAATAGATTTTGCTAAAATTTTAGCAAAGAAAGACCTTTCAGGGATGGAATATTATATGGTAGAACAAGATATGACCTTTGATGGAATGAAGCCTTTAGAGGTAATTAAAACTAGTCATGAAGGGATTAAGAACTTCGGATTTAAATAA
- a CDS encoding DUF5916 domain-containing protein: MRATITSIFLIISVQLYVHAQDSTTVIPKRIYTTKALVTENSLFIDGIIDEEAWNTVEWDSAFIEQQPDENTAPDHQTKFKIVYDKNYIYVAIRCLDISPEKIVKRLSRRDGFEGDWVGIFFDSYNDKRTSFNFIVTAAGVKGDEFSTNNGNDSDESWNPIWYTKTSIDTEGWSAEMKIPLSQLKFGKSEEQEWGLQLMRKLFREEERSIWQRVPQDTPGWTSEFGTLKGLLNIEPQKQLEIQPYTIAKFETYEAEPGNPFKQGNDTKFTGGLDAKIGITNDLTLDLTINPDFGQVEADPSAIALDGFQIFFEEQRPFFVENKNIFDYTVSRSEAGNTFGSDNVFYSRRIGRSPQGYPNTADGEFVNHPENTEIIGAAKFSGKTKSGWSIGVLESVTAKKYAVIDNNGARRKELVEPLTNYFIGRLQKDFNDRNTFIGGMFTATNRNNLPDNLNFLHEAAYTGGFDFKHQWNDRDWYVGGNLLFSHVTGSKEAITRTQESITHLFQRASTSYLNVDENATSLTGTGGNMQLGKVGNGHWKFETGATWRSPELELNDVGFQRQADDLRHYTWVGYQTLKPDNTFRKVGINYNHWSVWDLGGNHNNLRFNTNSWQNWKNNWFSNVSFNYAPTQYDNFALRGGPRLRKSSEISYANGIESDGRKKLQLSIFQSGTKGVDNSYKNYEIEFGIRYQPINALSISAYPSYGTNKDQLQFVDNIAYDGGTKYINGTVDQETISMSLRINYTINPNLSIQYWGQPFVSNGVYSNFKEIANPLAKNFEDRIASYTPNQVSFDNGSYSIDEDIDGTTDYSFENPDFSFTQFRSNLVVRWEYKPGSEIFLVWSQDLSSGGNPNDGLFATLDKNLFGDLQPKNIFLLKATYRFVF, from the coding sequence ATGAGAGCCACCATCACAAGTATTTTTCTAATCATTAGCGTGCAGCTGTATGTACATGCGCAAGATTCTACCACTGTTATTCCTAAACGGATATATACCACCAAGGCCTTAGTCACAGAGAACAGTCTTTTTATAGATGGTATTATTGATGAGGAAGCATGGAATACAGTGGAATGGGATAGTGCGTTTATTGAACAGCAACCCGATGAGAATACCGCTCCAGATCATCAAACTAAATTTAAAATTGTCTATGACAAAAATTACATATACGTTGCTATCCGGTGCTTAGACATTTCTCCTGAAAAAATTGTAAAGAGACTCTCCCGTAGAGATGGCTTTGAAGGTGACTGGGTAGGTATATTCTTTGATAGTTATAACGATAAACGAACATCGTTTAACTTTATAGTCACCGCCGCAGGAGTAAAAGGAGACGAATTTTCAACAAATAATGGGAATGATTCTGACGAAAGCTGGAATCCTATTTGGTATACAAAAACCAGTATTGATACTGAAGGCTGGTCTGCTGAAATGAAAATTCCGCTGAGTCAATTAAAATTTGGTAAATCTGAAGAACAAGAATGGGGCCTACAATTAATGCGAAAACTTTTTAGAGAAGAAGAGCGCTCAATATGGCAAAGGGTACCTCAAGACACTCCAGGTTGGACCAGTGAGTTTGGCACCTTAAAAGGATTACTAAATATTGAACCTCAAAAACAGTTAGAAATACAACCGTATACAATTGCAAAATTTGAGACTTATGAAGCGGAACCAGGAAACCCGTTTAAACAAGGAAATGACACAAAGTTTACAGGAGGCTTAGATGCCAAAATTGGAATCACCAATGATCTTACTTTAGATCTAACTATTAATCCTGACTTTGGCCAAGTAGAAGCAGATCCTTCTGCGATTGCTTTAGATGGTTTTCAAATTTTCTTTGAAGAACAGCGGCCTTTCTTTGTAGAGAACAAGAATATTTTTGACTACACAGTATCTCGCTCAGAAGCCGGGAATACGTTTGGCTCCGACAATGTATTTTATTCAAGACGAATTGGAAGAAGTCCGCAAGGATACCCGAATACAGCAGATGGCGAATTTGTAAATCACCCAGAAAACACAGAAATTATTGGTGCCGCTAAGTTTAGCGGTAAAACTAAAAGCGGATGGTCTATTGGCGTTTTAGAAAGTGTTACTGCAAAAAAATATGCAGTTATTGACAACAATGGAGCGCGTAGAAAAGAGCTGGTGGAACCACTAACAAATTATTTTATAGGGAGGCTACAAAAAGATTTTAATGATCGAAACACCTTCATTGGCGGTATGTTTACCGCTACAAACAGAAACAACTTACCGGATAATTTAAATTTCCTACACGAAGCGGCATACACCGGTGGTTTTGATTTTAAACACCAATGGAATGATAGAGATTGGTATGTAGGTGGCAATTTACTTTTTAGCCACGTTACGGGCAGTAAAGAAGCCATAACAAGAACACAGGAATCTATAACCCACTTGTTTCAGAGAGCATCTACTAGTTATTTAAATGTAGATGAGAATGCAACTTCCCTAACTGGTACAGGCGGTAATATGCAATTAGGAAAAGTTGGTAATGGTCATTGGAAATTTGAAACTGGCGCTACTTGGCGTTCTCCAGAATTGGAACTTAATGATGTTGGATTTCAAAGGCAAGCAGATGATTTAAGGCATTATACTTGGGTTGGGTACCAAACACTAAAACCAGACAATACTTTTAGAAAAGTAGGCATAAACTATAACCATTGGAGCGTTTGGGATTTGGGGGGTAACCATAATAACTTACGATTTAACACCAATAGCTGGCAGAATTGGAAAAACAATTGGTTCTCAAACGTAAGCTTCAACTATGCGCCTACGCAATATGATAATTTCGCATTAAGAGGCGGACCAAGGTTACGAAAGTCCTCTGAAATCAGCTATGCCAATGGGATAGAATCTGATGGCAGAAAAAAATTACAATTAAGCATTTTTCAATCAGGTACAAAAGGCGTAGACAACTCGTATAAAAATTATGAGATTGAGTTTGGGATAAGATACCAACCCATAAATGCCTTGAGTATATCTGCCTACCCTAGTTACGGAACCAATAAAGACCAATTACAGTTTGTAGATAACATAGCGTATGATGGCGGCACTAAATATATTAATGGAACCGTAGATCAAGAAACCATAAGTATGTCTTTGCGCATAAACTACACCATAAATCCTAATTTATCCATACAGTATTGGGGTCAGCCTTTTGTCTCTAATGGCGTCTATTCAAATTTCAAAGAAATTGCGAATCCTTTAGCCAAAAATTTTGAGGATAGAATAGCATCTTACACGCCTAATCAGGTTTCTTTTGACAATGGTAGCTATAGTATTGATGAGGATATTGATGGCACAACTGATTATAGCTTTGAAAATCCAGACTTTTCATTCACCCAATTTAGATCTAACTTAGTGG
- a CDS encoding FeoA family protein: MIKTVAQLKHGERGIIKEFADDILPIKLLELGCLPGNEIELVQVAPFKDPIYINVNGSHIAIRRAMAELIDLEIIDNTTFL; encoded by the coding sequence TTGATCAAAACAGTTGCACAATTAAAACACGGAGAACGAGGCATCATCAAAGAATTTGCAGATGATATCTTGCCTATCAAGTTACTTGAACTTGGTTGTTTGCCCGGAAATGAAATTGAATTAGTGCAAGTCGCTCCTTTTAAAGACCCCATTTACATCAATGTAAATGGATCACATATAGCCATCCGCAGAGCAATGGCAGAACTCATCGATTTAGAAATAATAGATAATACTACCTTTTTATAA
- the rseP gene encoding RIP metalloprotease RseP: MGVVTQILTFILIISILVILHELGHFLTAKYFKVKVEKFYLFFDVKFSLFKKKIGDTEYGIGWLPLGGYVKMAGMIDESMDIEQMEKEPQPWEFRSKPAWQRLIIMLGGVTVNFFLAWIIYTMLLVTYGDSYIPADNLKYGILVDSIGEGIGLKTGDKILSIDGVKSKKFTDATLDILLGDEITVEREGQKVTFPVPDEGIKQVISTQGKNFLRYRQKSLIDSVVPNSIAAKAGIVSGDQIISINNTPSEYWNDFTTAIRSSKGKSIALAVSRADRVENLNLIVPEEGIIGVYLNADDLIVTDEYGFFAAIPAGFNETINVLTKQIKQFKILFKPKTEAYKSLKGPIGIVEMMPPQWNWMFFWSFTAMFSVWLAFVNLIPIPALDGGHVMFLLYEMISGRAPSEKTLERGQIIGFVIIMGLMAVVFGNDIWNIIKRFL; this comes from the coding sequence ATGGGCGTAGTTACACAGATACTTACCTTTATTTTAATAATATCAATTCTTGTTATTTTACATGAATTGGGGCATTTTCTTACAGCAAAATATTTTAAAGTTAAAGTAGAAAAATTCTATTTATTTTTCGATGTCAAGTTTTCTTTATTTAAAAAGAAAATAGGGGATACGGAATACGGTATTGGATGGTTGCCATTAGGAGGTTACGTGAAAATGGCTGGGATGATAGACGAAAGTATGGATATAGAACAAATGGAGAAAGAACCACAACCGTGGGAGTTTCGTTCTAAACCAGCTTGGCAGCGTTTAATTATTATGTTGGGCGGTGTAACCGTAAACTTTTTTCTTGCGTGGATTATTTATACAATGCTTCTAGTAACGTATGGTGATAGTTATATTCCGGCCGATAATTTGAAATACGGAATTTTGGTAGATTCCATTGGAGAAGGTATTGGATTAAAAACTGGAGATAAGATTTTGTCTATTGATGGTGTGAAGTCTAAAAAATTCACAGATGCAACCTTAGATATTTTATTGGGTGATGAGATCACGGTTGAAAGAGAAGGGCAGAAAGTTACCTTTCCTGTTCCAGATGAAGGAATTAAGCAAGTGATATCTACCCAAGGTAAAAACTTTTTAAGGTATAGACAAAAATCACTTATAGATAGTGTTGTTCCTAATTCAATAGCAGCTAAAGCAGGTATTGTTTCAGGAGATCAAATTATATCTATAAATAATACGCCTAGTGAATACTGGAACGATTTTACCACAGCAATTAGAAGCTCAAAAGGAAAATCTATTGCTTTAGCTGTAAGTAGAGCTGATCGTGTAGAGAACTTAAACTTAATAGTACCAGAAGAAGGTATTATAGGTGTTTATTTAAATGCAGATGATTTGATAGTGACCGATGAGTATGGCTTTTTTGCGGCTATACCTGCAGGATTTAATGAAACTATTAATGTGCTAACAAAGCAGATCAAGCAGTTTAAAATTCTTTTTAAACCAAAGACAGAGGCTTATAAATCGCTTAAAGGACCTATAGGTATTGTAGAAATGATGCCTCCACAATGGAACTGGATGTTCTTTTGGAGTTTTACAGCAATGTTCTCGGTTTGGTTGGCTTTTGTTAATTTAATACCAATACCAGCTTTAGATGGCGGACACGTAATGTTTTTACTTTATGAGATGATTTCTGGACGAGCTCCGAGTGAAAAAACTTTGGAACGTGGTCAAATAATTGGTTTTGTGATTATTATGGGCTTAATGGCTGTTGTTTTTGGTAACGATATTTGGAATATTATCAAGCGATTTTTATAA
- a CDS encoding SCO family protein, translating to MRSFFSKYKLFGIVFLCLSAVIMYLFYNALQPQKILPIYQPADFNPELVDPSLLHVKKYHTIGDFSLTNQNGEIITNETYKDKIYIADFFFTTCPTICPIMTDNMGTIQKEILEDDEVMLLSHSVTPEIDSVAQLKAYAIKKGVVDRKWNLVTGDKKQIYDLARKSYMAVKTVGDGGPFDMIHTENFMLIDKKRRIRGTYDGTNPEEIKKLLEDLKILKDSYKDK from the coding sequence ATGCGTTCCTTTTTTTCAAAATATAAATTATTCGGAATTGTTTTTCTCTGCTTGTCTGCCGTAATCATGTATTTGTTTTATAACGCCCTGCAACCACAAAAAATACTCCCCATTTACCAACCTGCAGATTTTAATCCAGAACTGGTAGACCCTTCATTACTCCACGTAAAAAAATACCATACGATTGGCGATTTCTCATTGACAAACCAAAATGGAGAAATCATTACCAATGAAACCTACAAGGATAAAATTTATATTGCTGATTTCTTCTTTACCACCTGCCCTACTATATGCCCAATTATGACAGATAACATGGGGACGATACAAAAAGAAATTTTAGAAGATGACGAAGTGATGTTACTCTCTCATTCCGTTACTCCCGAAATTGATTCTGTGGCACAATTAAAAGCCTATGCAATAAAAAAAGGAGTTGTAGATAGAAAATGGAATTTAGTTACGGGTGATAAAAAGCAAATTTACGATTTAGCCAGAAAATCTTACATGGCAGTAAAGACCGTTGGAGATGGCGGACCTTTTGATATGATACATACAGAAAATTTTATGTTGATTGATAAAAAGCGAAGAATTAGAGGCACTTATGATGGCACAAATCCTGAGGAAATTAAAAAGCTTCTGGAGGATTTAAAAATTCTGAAAGATTCTTATAAGGATAAATAA
- the feoB gene encoding ferrous iron transport protein B, with translation MSKQIKVALIGNPNTGKTSVFNQLTGLNQKVGNYPGITVEKKEGVCKLPRGVKAHIIDLPGTYSLNTTSLDESVAVELLLNKNDKDFPDVAVVVADVENLKRNLLLFTQIKDLKIPTILVINMADRMSRKGITLDIPLLEEKLNTKIALVSTRKNIGIEKLRELILDYKSLSIVPNIDATVISPDYFDRLRSAFPKEDIYKLWLVITQDVNFMPIEKTLYQNAASFATKSKPELKRLQQKETILRYQFINGILKQAHKIDLNAAKGLRAGLDKILTHKVFGYVIFFLILLTIFQAIYVWSAYPMEFIENSFASATEWVEHSLPPGVFTDLIAEGILSGIGGIVIFIPQIAFLFLFISLLEETGYMSRVVFLMDRLMRPFGLSGKSIVPLISGTACAIPAIMATRTIENWKERLITILVTPFTTCSARLPVYLIIITLVIPDGRFFGLSYQALTLMLLYLLGFFTAIFSAMILNKILKIKSKSFFVIEMPNYKLPLLKNVAYTVLEKTKSFVFGAGKIILAISIILWFLGSNGSSDAFTNAEEIIGNKINTSGLSDYNQHAIATELASYEKALNDSIIKKSYRINQTALADSIAIKSVNLFEHAKKQEISSFKLENSYMGYMGKAITPIVEPLGYDWKIGIAILTSFAAREVFVGTLATIYSVGSDEEETITNRMAAEINPVTQKPLFNLASGISLLLFYAFAMQCASTLAVVKKETNTWKWPMAQLVFMSVFAYIVSLIAYQILK, from the coding sequence ATGAGCAAACAGATTAAGGTAGCGCTAATAGGAAACCCTAATACTGGAAAAACATCAGTATTTAATCAGTTAACAGGATTAAACCAAAAAGTAGGTAATTACCCTGGAATTACTGTAGAAAAAAAAGAAGGAGTTTGTAAATTACCCAGAGGCGTAAAAGCACACATTATAGATTTACCAGGAACCTACAGCCTTAATACTACTTCATTAGATGAAAGTGTTGCTGTAGAATTACTATTGAATAAGAATGATAAAGATTTTCCTGATGTTGCCGTTGTTGTAGCAGATGTTGAAAATTTAAAGAGAAACCTTCTTCTCTTTACACAGATAAAAGATTTAAAAATTCCGACCATATTAGTTATTAATATGGCTGATAGAATGTCTAGAAAAGGAATTACGCTAGATATTCCCCTGCTCGAAGAGAAGTTAAATACTAAAATAGCTTTAGTTAGTACACGAAAAAATATCGGAATTGAAAAACTTCGTGAGCTTATCTTAGACTACAAGTCGCTTTCTATTGTACCTAATATAGATGCAACAGTAATTTCTCCAGATTATTTTGACCGATTACGCAGTGCGTTTCCAAAAGAAGATATTTATAAATTATGGCTTGTAATCACGCAAGACGTAAACTTTATGCCTATTGAAAAAACGCTATATCAGAATGCCGCATCGTTTGCAACAAAATCTAAACCTGAACTAAAACGATTACAACAAAAAGAAACTATTTTAAGGTATCAATTTATTAATGGCATCTTAAAACAAGCTCATAAAATAGATTTAAATGCCGCTAAAGGACTTAGAGCTGGCTTAGATAAAATACTTACACATAAGGTGTTTGGGTATGTAATTTTCTTTTTGATATTACTTACTATTTTTCAAGCAATCTATGTTTGGAGTGCCTACCCAATGGAATTTATAGAAAATTCTTTTGCGAGTGCAACGGAATGGGTAGAACATTCCCTCCCACCCGGTGTCTTCACTGATTTAATTGCAGAAGGAATTCTCTCTGGTATTGGTGGTATTGTTATTTTCATTCCTCAAATTGCTTTTCTTTTCTTATTTATTTCATTGCTAGAAGAAACCGGATACATGAGCAGGGTGGTTTTTTTAATGGACAGACTTATGCGCCCTTTTGGTTTAAGTGGTAAAAGTATTGTTCCCCTTATTTCGGGTACGGCCTGTGCTATTCCTGCAATTATGGCAACCAGAACCATTGAGAATTGGAAAGAACGACTCATCACTATTCTAGTGACTCCTTTCACAACATGCTCCGCAAGATTGCCTGTGTATTTAATAATAATTACCCTTGTCATCCCTGATGGACGCTTTTTTGGACTTAGTTATCAAGCGCTAACCCTAATGTTGCTTTATTTATTAGGATTCTTCACTGCCATTTTTTCTGCAATGATTTTGAATAAAATATTGAAAATTAAAAGCAAGTCGTTTTTTGTTATTGAAATGCCTAATTATAAGCTTCCACTTTTGAAGAATGTGGCATATACTGTTTTAGAAAAAACGAAAAGCTTTGTTTTTGGAGCCGGAAAAATCATCTTAGCAATCTCTATAATACTATGGTTTTTAGGATCTAATGGTTCTTCGGATGCATTTACAAATGCCGAAGAAATTATTGGAAATAAAATTAATACTTCCGGATTATCAGACTATAATCAACATGCTATTGCCACAGAATTAGCAAGCTACGAAAAAGCGTTAAACGATAGTATTATTAAAAAATCATACCGCATTAATCAAACTGCTTTAGCAGATTCTATTGCCATTAAATCTGTAAATTTATTTGAGCACGCCAAGAAGCAAGAAATATCTAGCTTTAAATTAGAAAACTCATATATGGGGTATATGGGTAAAGCCATTACACCTATTGTAGAACCTTTAGGTTATGACTGGAAGATTGGTATTGCTATTCTAACATCTTTTGCCGCTCGTGAAGTTTTTGTTGGAACTTTAGCCACCATTTATAGCGTGGGGAGTGATGAGGAAGAAACGATCACAAATCGTATGGCTGCAGAAATAAACCCAGTGACACAAAAGCCTTTATTTAATCTTGCTTCTGGAATATCACTATTACTCTTCTACGCTTTCGCTATGCAATGTGCAAGTACTCTAGCTGTAGTAAAAAAAGAAACAAATACCTGGAAATGGCCTATGGCACAATTAGTTTTCATGAGTGTATTTGCTTATATTGTATCTCTAATCGCATATCAAATATTAAAATAA